Genomic DNA from Desulfonema ishimotonii:
AAAGACCGTTGAAGGCGCTCTGGGCGGTCTGGCGGCCAATCTGCTGATCGGATCACTGATCAGGGTGTTCTTTCTGCCGGGCATGGCGTGGGGTGGCAGCCTCCTCTTTTTTCTCTGTGCCGGAATTGCCGGTCAGGTGGGCGACCTGTTTGAGTCGGAGTTCAAGCGGGCGGCAGGCATCAAGGACTCCGGCGTTATTCTGCCGGGCCACGGCGGCATTCTGGACCGTATTGACGCACTTCTTTTTGCCCTCCCGGTTGCATACTTCTTTAAAAAATTTATATTATGGGTGTAATCTGTTCAGACACGCCCCCGGAATCTGAAATACGCGGTATGAAAAAACATCTCTCCATTCTCGGATCAACCGGCTCCATTGGTCGCAATGTGCTGAACATTGTCGCCATGTTCCCGGATCGTTTTGCTGTGGCGGCCCTGACGGCAAAGGATAATATCGCCCTGCTGGCAGAGCAGGTGCGGCGGTTTCACCCTGAGATGGCCGTCGTCTATGACGCGGACCGGGCTGAGGCGCTCAGAAAACTGCTTTCAGATCAGCCTGATGTCCGAATTGCATTCGGGGATGAGGGATACCGGTCGGCAGCCGGACTTGAGGCGGCCCATATGGTGGTCGGGGCCATGATGGGGGCGGCCGGGCTGAAGCCGACCCTGGCGGCCATAGATGCCGGTAAACCCATCGCCCTCGCCAACAAGGAGACGTTGGTCATGGCCGGGGAACTGGTCATGGGCCGGGCGGCTGAAAAAGGGGTGGACATCCTGCCGGTGGACAGCGAGCACAGCGCCATTTTTCAGTGTCTCAGCGGCCAGCGCCGGTCGGATTTGCAAAAGATCCTGCTGACCGCCTCCGGCGGACCGTTTCTGGACCGGGCTGCGGACGAATTTCCCCATATCCGGCCGGAGGATGCCCTGAAGCATCCCAACTGGGAGATGGGCCGGAAGATTACCATTGATTCGGCCACCCTCATGAACAAGGGGCTGGAGGTCATTGAGGCCCGGTGGCTCTTTGATGTCTCCAGGGCGGATATTGAGGTGGTGGTCCATCCCCAGAGCATTGTGCATTCGATGGTGTCCTACCGGGACGGATCGGTTATCGCCCAGCTCGGGGTGCCGGACATGAAAGGGGCCATTGCCTATGCCCTCTCCTGGCCGGAACGGCTGCCTCTCGGTCAGCCCGTTCCCGATTTTCCGGGTCTGGGGGCGCTGACGTTCCGGGCGCCGGACCTGAACAGATTTCCCTGTCTCGGACTGGCCTTTGAGGCCTGTGACGCGGGCGGGACACTTCCGGCTGTACTCAACGCCGCCAATGAAATCGCCGTGGGCGCTTTTCTGAACCGAAAGATCGTGTTTCCGGGAATTCCGGACACCGTCCGGGCGGTCATGGGGCAGCACACCGTGATTCAACATCCGACGCTATCCGATATTCTTGAGGCAGACCAGTGGGCCAGGGCGCAGGCGGAAGACTATGTTAATCGTTAACGATTAGAGGATGTAGCTTCGCTATGACAAGTTTTTTTGCGTTTATCGTCGTTTTGGGCGTATTGGTTTTTTTTCATGAACTGGGGCATTTTCTGGTGGCACGGCTGTGCGGCGTGGGCGTGGAGGTCTTCTCCCTCGGATTCGGCCCCCGGCTGATCGGCAGAACCGTGGGGCGGACTGACTACCGCATTTCGGGCATCCCCCTGGGCGGTTTTGTCAAAATGGTCGGGGAGGAG
This window encodes:
- a CDS encoding 1-deoxy-D-xylulose-5-phosphate reductoisomerase, which gives rise to MKKHLSILGSTGSIGRNVLNIVAMFPDRFAVAALTAKDNIALLAEQVRRFHPEMAVVYDADRAEALRKLLSDQPDVRIAFGDEGYRSAAGLEAAHMVVGAMMGAAGLKPTLAAIDAGKPIALANKETLVMAGELVMGRAAEKGVDILPVDSEHSAIFQCLSGQRRSDLQKILLTASGGPFLDRAADEFPHIRPEDALKHPNWEMGRKITIDSATLMNKGLEVIEARWLFDVSRADIEVVVHPQSIVHSMVSYRDGSVIAQLGVPDMKGAIAYALSWPERLPLGQPVPDFPGLGALTFRAPDLNRFPCLGLAFEACDAGGTLPAVLNAANEIAVGAFLNRKIVFPGIPDTVRAVMGQHTVIQHPTLSDILEADQWARAQAEDYVNR